The sequence gaagagtcacactatgtgccagtcgtattgtgcctttttttattttccacggctgaaattctcctacgtaacctctgcgagagctttcaaataaaacagttcatgagtaggacaagaatcacatgcgatGGCGCATTCAAAGATAAAATCGAAACTCTTTCCAAACTTATTGGGgtttgcattcactgaagctgttatgtattaaaaattttggatccagatccgatgtcttctgcgactttggatccgatgtatccgatgaatgGCAATATCTGctgatatttggatccgaggtatccaatccgaccatccctaattataattattttaaaattcaagttgGCTATAAAATGAACTGCAGTGTATAGCACCCACTATAAAGAGTACCCAACAACTATGGCCAAGTATAAGTTTTTGAAGGGGgagatttttatctcattttgagCAATTTAGTTGGTTGGTATAGATGAAGTGAGCAGTAGAGCCAGGAAGGACAAGAGCATACCTCCATAAGCACAGTCTCAGACTTTTTActagctttcaataatttttttgaaaaggcTACTCTAATAGTTCATTGTTTTCCTATTACGCTTAATGTTCCTACGCATTACTGTAAACTAACTTAAACTGTCTCACTGTCCATACAGGAACAACCTTGGTGGAATGTAAATCTGGCTATGGATTAGAAAAAGATGAGGAGATGAGActtctaaaaataattgaaaatgtcaaAGAAGAATGTCCAATTGAAATTTCCTCTACTTATTGTGGAGCTCATGCTATTCCTAAGTaagttttttcctatttatgTCAATTTTACAGTGTCATATAGTAACAAAATCTAATCAAACTCAATAAATGACAATTCAATGCAGGATGAAAAGGTAAGCACTACATATTTTGGAGCACAAAAATGTATACCTGGTTAATGGATTTATTGGAATGGAATTAATTAATAATGGAGTAACTAATTTCAATACAAGCAACGGAATATCATATTATTCTCAGAGGGGCTGACTTCTGTTCTATCATGGACTGCCACAGagacatttaatttttaacaccTTAGGTATATGAACAATtatcaagttataaaaaaaacccTTGTCCAAATCATTGGATGGATTCAATCGAGTTGATCGAAATTTATGTCCAAACAAAGCATTGCTAGTCCCAGTATTCTTAAATTAGTCaagcaagggcatacccaggatcaaaactagggggggcaagccatggttgtacaagttgtaggtaagatttaagcatggaaaaagtgaatgaaatcaacattttaaggaaactgtaatagctctttattagttttcaaaattatttgcttgaaaaaattttattttccataaagacatttgtgatttttgcttctagggggggggcagctcgctgggtacgcccacgtaGTCAAGAGCAACCacctctatgtggtcaaagtttAGGCTTTGCTCACTGGCTGTGGCACTGTACACACAATTCGGACTCCTTGTGGCATCATGTGCTCagtagtccataccaccttgcccggttcagtccacaaatttccacagcgAAGAATGCGCctctgtagcttaactggctaaagcactcgaccggaaatcgggggatctgggttcgaatgctggtcaaggtgaatgatctTTTTCTCTGTGCattattcgcacaatttgtgcgctgcgggtgactccgtaaagttattaccATGGCTAGTGCCAGTATTCTTAAATAGTATGATGACTTGAGGGTCATGTACACAAACCAAGATCCCAGAacagtgataattgaaacagcagtagtatttttccacttttttttattcatccttgaccggtttcaatgcttacgcatcattatcaagagcagtttcctccaggggcgcagctaggaattaaggctgggggggttaaggtgcaactaataccggtgagtgtgggggtatggaatacccaccaggataagcggtaggtgcaagattagtaaattgtggaattttaaaataaatggttcaaaatggtgagttttacggctttctgagggatatttttatttaaccttacactattcttttagtaatatcaatccaattaagtaaaatgaatgaaacttaaaaaattttcttagctctggggggggttttatcccccaaaaccccccttgctgcaccactggtcTTCTCAATGATTCCTCTAAGAAAATCGACCTTGGAATTGATAAAAGAATCATCAACTCAAGTGAACTGCACAAAAAAATTGGGCCTCTTTTTTTGAAGGGGAAAGTATCCCACTGGGAGaatagacagctcttgataatgatgcataagcattgaaaccggttgagaaagaataaaaaagtgtagaaaaatactactgctgtttcaattatcactatccatggacttccacaaagttaactcgTCAACAATCACTTTGAAGATCCCAGCAGCTTTAATTTAGATCCCAGAagtttaaattaacaaaataaatactttaaaccAGGATAGGGATAGTTTGAAGTCATTCTCTCTGAGTGGGCAAGGGGGAATGAGGGAGGGGAAAGCAACACTTTTTGTTGTGCCTAGGTACTTAATCTGTACTAGAACTGTTAAATTATCATTCTCATTGTTCCcatttttctatttctaataATAGGTTGGTCCCAATTCTGGTTCAACCGCTAGCATCTGTTCTTGGTCCCAGGTTCTGGGTCTTCCCTCATGAAATGCTTCAGTttgattgtttaattttcaaaaattattcatgatcttTGTTAGAGCCATGGACGTGGCCAGGAAATTTAGGGGAGGGAATTGGACCACCACTCTGGGAGCTTTGGGGATACCCATAAATCAAGACCAAGGAATTGTTTTTATTTGACTCTGTCAGAACTTAAATTGAGCCTAATTTCTAATGGCATGTTGGTATGGTACTGAAATGTTTgatttttcaatagggtggtttccttcataaaagaaaacgaaaggcattgattgcgattcgttacccaccattagtgtattcataatctacaaattattttgttttagaaataccgggttagttgaatggcaatggtccatctttatcctcatttgaaaagggccagattggcacccatgcgatgccactccacgtgacgtcacagggacctagtttctataggagaagatagaagttatacatcgtctgaggttatcaatgcatgcatgaggcgcagagctcagggaaacatgtcttaacaatcacttattaaaactggctaaggtcggaaagttttcctcgtttgataagttattaataatccttatttaagccaagcgctaccagccagcagggtactaggctacccgctagcagcctgcatcgtatcagcgctaagcctcgcctcaaggtcacctcgcaaggcggcaacgggaaccagaaatacgtcacgctgagagatttcccagcattcatacttacgcgtcgcgttttcgcgcgcttgaaaattttcacttttcatttaatcgcgaaaaatagatatcgtcatttaaaaatctaaaagcgtgaaatacgtactccaggagtaataatctttcgatttaggcagtaaaaaaataataggaaaccaccctattagctaaATTTTTCTTCGTGGGGAGCCCTTCAAGCCTACAAGGGGGTCATAAGCCTTCTACCCACCTTCTTCTCCACCCTGCACCGCAAACAGGACCCTCCTAGCTATGTCCATGTTTAAGTTAATACACAAACTACCTGAAATAACATATCGAGTTATCACACAAGTGATTACATCCATAAAATCTCtccatttatgtaaattatggTAAAACTATTCAAATTAGTTGTTTCATGAATTATTTCGGTACCAATTCTTCACCGTTTTGGTTCCATCTCCAGCTCTAAGCAAAACAATGTGTCATAACGAGAAGTGGCTGACCCTTTCTAAATATTCACTCAGTAATAGTAAGAGTGAGGATAAAGAGGAGAAAGTCTCAAAGAAGTTTGGGAAAGGTAGATATGATCACAATGTCATTGATGACACAGCGATTCATCTTACCAGCAACAGCAAGTGTCGATGAAAATGCACATTTAACAAGGGCCTTACTTCACTCTATAAATAACCTCTTTCAGAAATAAAACAGCTGAGGAAGCAACATTGAACATTGTTAATGATCAAATACCTGAACTAAAACAACTCATTGACAGAGGCATTTTAAGTGTGGAAAACATTGATGCTTTCTGTGAGAAAAAAGTGTTTGATACGGATCAAAGCAGAAGAATTTTGGAAGCAGGAAAGCATATTGGTCTGAGAATCAATTTTCATGGTGATGAGCTGTACCCAACAAAAAGTGCAGAGGTAAATATTCTATGATATATTATGGATAGAAATCAGTCCTTCATTGTATTAACATatgtatttgtatattattattatattcaggTTGGAAATTTCTATAACACCCTGGTTATCTTAggtcagcggttcccaaactgtgggtcgcgggccgttcggaaaggggtcgcgagatgtatacaaataataaagtgaactatgtacttaaacttagacaaccatttttagggggtcgcggctaaaacgtatgggctaaaatgggtcgcagaaagaaaaagtttgggaaccgctgtctTAGGTCAAACTATTTGTTAACACGCTgggtaccggggtatttaaattcctaggaacgctgattctgggtggaggtgttgagaatggaaatatgcctttggtttaaacatggttaaaaagctaatgtttagaatataactttacccaatcaaatgttatgatgcatcaattcattatgaataacgaacaacaactgaaaacgtactaacgaatacatattgtatgctttaaaattgtttcggttgacgcgcctaaatacGAGAaacttcgtcatccgtccggagcATTCGGGAataaaatgacgagaattctcgccatccgtacgcaacgtgttaatttcTTCATGAAGTCTTTACTCTAGAATTACTTTATGAAGGCAAGCTAAATCGTTAATATAGCTaacaattgcatgaaaaataactttttccacaTTCAGTGTGAAATTATATGGAGGAGCAGGGGcagagctaggaattaaggctagggggggtttttagGCACAATTAATACTGGGGGTTCCCGGGGGTGTGGTGTGCcctccagggtaagtgggaggtgcgggggccctcccccagaaaaaaatttaaggtaaatggttcaaaatggtgagttttacagccttctgaggggtattttattaatcttcacactattttataagtaatattaatccaattaagtaaaatagatttaacttaaaaatttctctaagctctggggggtttttatcccccaaacccccccccctcgctgtgccactgtggAGGAGTACTACATAATTTTGAGTTAAATTGCCTACTAATTACAGATGGGAGCCAGCATTGGTGCAACAGCAATTAGCCACTTAGAAGAAATAAGCAATGATGGGATATCTGCAATGGCAAAGTCTAACTGTGTAGCGGTCATTTTGCCGACAACTGCATACATAATGAAATTGAAGGCACCACCTGTGCAGCACTTAATTAAAGCAGGCGTTCCTGTGGCTCTGGGGACAGATTTCAACCCTAATGCATATTGCTTGTCCATGGTAAATAACCTTTACTCTAAACCATACACTTTTGATTAAATAATCGCAAATCATTTAACAAAATGCATGGCGTACGAGAACTATGGATGACATACAAGGCGCATTGCTTCTTCCCATAATGACACTATAAAAACTCACCCACGGCCTCTTAGACGAAGGTAAAACTTTCTCATACTTATGATCATTGTCAATGGCATTTCCCCACATCATTAAGACTGATGTAAACGTTTCATATCTGcatatattgtaaaatatatacattaactatttaataaaatacttactactcggtagcttaactggctaaagcactcggctggaaatcaaggcatccgggtttgaatcccggtcaaggcgaatgatttttcctctgtggatttttcgcacaagatATTACTCAGTTCAGGTAGAAGATAATGATCAAGAAATTTgggaaattttcatgcatttgaaAATACTTACAGAAATCACCTACTGCTTTCAGAACCTCAAGTGTTTTACTTCCAATTATCCTACAAGTATTCATGCCAGTAATGCAGGTATGACTTCCAATACCAATAATAATTATTCCCAGTTATTTTGCAATTCACCTGAATCCTAACGTATGGAGGACGGCCTATAAAActcttattttcatttgatgtGCCATCTTGAAATGAAATGCTTTCATATGACATTAAATGCAGtataattcaattgaaaatacaaaaaactcaaaaaatgatTGTTCAAATGGGATCCTGATGCATAGATTAATATGCAAGAATAATACATGACGTCATGAGAACGctcaaaataagtttaaaatacaaGGAAGTATAAAACATAGGAAAAGGCAAAAGTAACCTTAGTTTGATGTGTTTCTAAAAGGTAAGCATTGAATCCAGGAATGAAAAAACAGGATTCAACCAAGagtaccaaaaatatttttttgcttgagCCAATCCAAAATTTGAGGTGTGCTTGAAAATAAGGGCATTTCATACACCAGTAACCATGGTTTTTTTATGCCATAAGCTAGCAGAATAATACATTTACATGCATCAAAGTGCAATTTGAGACTTAAATCTACGATTTTGTAgattcaaatataaaagaaaagtgCTGAAAAATGATTCCCTGAGTACCTGCTTAGAACTGATAATATTTACTTTCTATTCTCTAGCCAATGGTGATGAACTTAGCTTGCACAGCCCTTGGAATGAGCATGCCACAGGCTTTAAATGCTGCCACAATAAATTCTGCGGCATCCCTGGGTAGATCAGGCACACATGGTTCTATAGAAGTGGGAAAATATGGAGATCTCATCATCTTAAATGCTCCCAGGtgagtatttttttaagcagATGTTTTCATTTTGTACAGAAATAGTACCCCTTAATCTAACGAGCTAATAATAAATTTTGGCTTTAATTTTTCACAGGTGGGAGCACATTATTTATCAAATGGGAAATCATCACAAtctcattcactcagtgattaagAAAGGTCGAGTTATTCACAGGAATCATCAAGCATCCCACAttcaatattgattttttatcattgcatacagttaaatataaaaaatattgtaactaggcaataataaattaacttgCCTCACTATTTATCTAATATTTGATGGATCAAAAAAGGGATATGTAAATTGTAAGAACCATACTGTAGATATTTCATTCTGGCAATAAGAAAGGAAACATGATACTATCTcattagtatttttttccttcactcatcaataataataaaatcaagtaCATATAAGGAAAAGGAATATCCCcagatattttctgaaatatgaaCAAATTGCCCATCAGCTTCTGCAGCTATAATTATGTGATGTCATGACTTAACTCCACAAGGTATAGTACAGAAGTTCAATGTGATGAGCATGCATACTCATAGTAAGAAAAGGTGGACTACATTCACAAAACATGGGGTGCATAATATTAACCATGTATCGATTACGAACAAACTACTATCATGTGAGGCTTTCGAGGACTTAATAATGTGCAGCTACTGAAAATCATGTGTGCATAATGCCATCATTTGAAAAACGGCGCGCAAATAAAACACTATGGGCCACCCTTGAGGGCCACACGCCCACTGAAGGGttaatattagggatggtcggattggatatctcggatccaaatatccgcggatattgccctttatcggatacatcggatcaaaAGCCCCAGCTCTGCCCAAAGACAGCCCAGAAAGACATCAgctctggatccgaaattttaaataatagcttcagtgaatgcaacaccctataagggtggaaagagtttcgaatctctctttgaatgtgccgtcgcatgcaattcttaTCCTACGCCATTGGTCAGTGgtttatttgaagatttttcctattttcatttccaaacccaagcgtaacagtttaggtcctgagcatgtaaaaatgttttaaaaaaacaacttgaaagcctataaaaatataaaaatgtgtatgaaaatctaaaatgcattccttcgattgtacgtacccagagtgaacttgaataattacttcgtttagttgcaggaacttgaaaatgcatttggatccgaaaatatccgatccgaaagattcggctccgaaaatgaaggatccaatccgaatcgggatccgaaaaaaatcctggatccatccatctcTAGTTAATATCAGTCATATAtatgtaattaaatataaaatatcatgggtTTTCCATAGTTAAAATGAGTTGACCTTGAGTCCAAATCAATATTTAGAGTTGCTAATGGTAGTCCCTTCTGGGACGAATATGAGGAAGGGGGCCAACATCCCAAAATGAGCATTCTTTTATATTCACAAATTGGCACATATTGCTAAACATCAATCTACAACATCATATACAGATATTATCATCATTTTATTCCCAAATTTAAGTGAATTCGAGGCATGAATCAGAATCATATTCTTTACTTTTTACTTATAATACACCCGCCTGTCAAAATTAACCTGATTCATGAGtgaatacaaaaaatactttcatcaATAATCAACTGATGCAGTCTCACATTTAAGACAATTGTTACAGTGATAGGAAATAATAAACATACAAAAagatatttcacataaaaatttaggCTCAACTTTTATGTGGATATGAAATGCCAGCATTTGGAAAGTTTTCCTCACAGTCTTTTTGAGGCTTGAATATATGCTTTGGAGCATGAATCCAGCAGCCACTGTTCCCAGCCTTTTTTGAGCTTGGCACAGGAGAAGACGGACAACTTCTGCACGATGGAACGGGGTAACTCATGACAGGCTTGCCTTTGCTGGGACCAGCTTCTGGCTCCATCTCCTGGCTTGCTGCAGCACCTGCTCGCTCCTCTCTCCCACCCCCTTCCCTGTGTACATTCACCAGCAAAGACTGCCTACAAAGAGCGGTGATCGCGCCCATTTTCTTGGTCCTCATTTTCACCTTCCTGAACCTGGAGAGTATCCCCATTTTTGATGGGCCAGGAACGCTTTGAGTCTCTGACGCAATGGAAACAGTTTTTCCTTTGGGATCTGATGAAGGGCCATCATTACCACCAACCTCCTTCTCAACCACTTTAGCCAGTGGAGCCTGTTTACATTTCTGCGAGTACAAGTCAATCATGCCAGAGCTTGCAGATTTGGTGAGACCTTCCTGCAAAGCAATCGAGTCGTCATAGCTTGATTCACTCCCAAAACTTATCTGACTGTGCCTGCTCCGTACGCTTGTGTTTGTCTGTTCCCTGCTCACAACTCTCCCCTGCGCCCATTCACTGGGATTACCCTTTGACCCACCACCGATTGAACCATCTTCGCATCCATCATGTCCAGCTCCCCCTTGATCTGTCCCCTTGAGCCCAACGGATGAGCTCTCAGTCCCCACTGATGAGAGCGATGGAAACCTCGAACCACTCGTGACCCTGTCATCCGTGGCAGCATTCCTGGTCATGAACTCCTCCTTCGCTTTCCTCAAGCGTAAGGCGCGAAGGTGTGCAAACTTTTGGCTctggggaggggaaggggaggagtgCAGTCTCTCCCGCAACACCTGGAGCGTCCGCTCGATCGACTCACTGATTGGGGAGGTTGTGTCCTTCACTTCCTCCGTCTCGGGGCGTGGTGGGAAAATAGGAGTCGGGTTCGGAGCCAAAAGGGGTGCTTTGGGCTGAATCGCACTCTTGATGGCCCCGGCGCTCGAGGATTTTGCTATGCTATGCAGGGGAGGCTTGAGGTTGGGCCCGACACCGAGAGATCTTATTATCCCGGCACTGGCTGACTTCTGCACCGTCGCCACCTCAGGGTTGGAGAACCCAAGGAGGGCTTTCCTCACCTCATCCTGGTACTTCTCCATCTGAGCTTTCACGCCACCTGCAGCAAAGAGCTCCCGCCGGTCGGCTGTCGGAGAGAGCCAGGCTGGTGAGCGGCTCCCGGGAGTGAGGCCACCGGACTCCGGAGATCGTCCGTTGCCACTCTCCTTTCGGTCATACTTGGCAATCATGAGTCTGATGCTGGGGGCAGCCTCCTTACCTTTGTCGCGCCTGGAAGAGCTGGGCAttggtgggggaagggggtgagCGCAGGGCTGCGCCTCCACAGTTTGCCCTTCGGAAGCCACCTGATCTGTACCCTGAGCCCTTCGGGCTGATGCAGGCCTCGGAGATGGGGGAGCCTTCTCCGTTCCCACCTTACTTTTCTGCCACCTACCGATCCCATTTCCCACTTCACTCTCTGCCGGAAGGCCGACCACATAACTGATGACATTGCCCTTATGCTCTCCGCAGATGGGTGAGAAAATTTTGCGTGTCGTCTGGACAAAGACATTGGGAGCTGGGTCGCGCAAGGGGCTACTCGATGTGGGTGCATGGGAAGCGCAGGAGGGCCTGCTGATCTCACTTTCAGGAGTAGACTCTTGCGTGCCGTGGGATCCGTTGGTGGAGCTAGAGGCACTACCCTTTGCCCCTCGAAAGGATGGTTTGGCACTTCTTGCGCCACCCACGTACGCCACATGAGTGTCTGAGACACGTCTCGCCTTGAGGCACTCCTCCTTACCTGCCTCCAAACAGGATGCTGCCTCCGACTCGTCTGACTTGGATTCCGTCTCATCACTCTCGCCCTTGTCTTCCCCGCTGCCCAAGGCCATCGCCCACTTTGTCCCGGATGCGCTCGACCCTGGGGTGACCTCGTGCCACGAAGTCATGCTTTCCTTCCACTCCTCCACGCTGCTCACACTCGGAGATCGCGTCCTCTCGGACGGTGGCGTGGAAATGCAATCAGAGGACTTCCTCCGGCCCACGTCGAGGGGTATTTCAGAAGGCTTGGCTATGTCATCTTCTAAAGGAGTGGATGATGCTTTTTCAAGAGATGCAGCACCCTCTGCAATGCTAGATCCTTTGGAGGCAGCCACCCCTGGACCCTCATCCAATGCAGGCAGGTGGTGTCCACTCTCCTCCACTCGTTCTTTGGTGGCCTCAGATGGAGCCACCGTTGTGTCAGTGGCACTTTCCTCCTCCGTGCCTTCATCACTGCTCTGGATGTTCTGACAGGCATAGAACACAAAACAGAAACAGAATGATCATACCATGAAATATGACAGACTAGTGTAGGAACAAGATGCCATTTGCACAGATCTAAGATGACGTCTTTCCCCCTTCCACACTTCCGAGTAAAGTGGGttggttttaaaattggaattaatttcTTGGATCTTTCACCATTTCATATGCATACCAAGATACCCTGATTACGAGGCAACTAGCTCGTATCGGAAGATTTGATTGTTTTCCAACGAAAGGGAATATTATGGATGactgatttttcataatttttactttttattaaatgTCATTTGAAATTATAAGTATTTACACTGCATTGGTATGATTTAACCTCATATTTTATATTGGAAATTTCCTAAAGAGGCAGTTCATCTTAGATTTGTATTGTTAAAGTACATTCTCAAAACATATATGTTGAGTGAGGTAAAAATAGGTAGGAAAATATgaggaattcaaattttttttaaagcaaagtaAAAAGACACATGCTTCCCAGTTTAGATTACATTAGTATTCTGACTGTGCCAAAGcagaattattttacatttaaacttcATGCAGTTGCTTCTTAACACTTGGTTTACTAATGTGAAGTTCAGTTATGTATGCTGAATTATGTACTATTgatggaaataaattgaatgcCCATGGTTGCTTAAATTTTAGCAACAAGGCTGTGATGAATTTACATTACCTCAAAAATCCATTCCAATACTGTTTAATATTACTAGTTTGGAGGGTACCGATCAAAAATTAGTCAATACCACCTTACCTGGGTTTTTTGTAGAATTCCTCTGCTGGGATGTTCTTTTGCAGATAGAGTCATTGCTGGCTCTGTAATTTGttaattcacattttaatttgACATTTCAATGTTTAAGCAAAGCATTAATATTAGTGTACTCATTCCTCTAAAACAGAGGAGGTGATAGGATAGCTACAAGTGA comes from Ischnura elegans chromosome X, ioIscEleg1.1, whole genome shotgun sequence and encodes:
- the LOC124170923 gene encoding probable imidazolonepropionase, whose protein sequence is MRLLVHSAKQAVVVSDSGEAYLAGDRMARVVIREHPAGISVAVDGNGKIEKIGSNPEIQNLYSHVKFDEIIDASNMCILPGLIDAHTHPIWGGDRVREFEMKLAGATYLQIHEQGGGIFFTVEETRKKTDDELYESLKRRLELMAQSGTTLVECKSGYGLEKDEEMRLLKIIENVKEECPIEISSTYCGAHAIPKNKTAEEATLNIVNDQIPELKQLIDRGILSVENIDAFCEKKVFDTDQSRRILEAGKHIGLRINFHGDELYPTKSAEMGASIGATAISHLEEISNDGISAMAKSNCVAVILPTTAYIMKLKAPPVQHLIKAGVPVALGTDFNPNAYCLSMPMVMNLACTALGMSMPQALNAATINSAASLGRSGTHGSIEVGKYGDLIILNAPRWEHIIYQMGNHHNLIHSVIKKGRVIHRNHQASHIQY